One part of the Lapillicoccus jejuensis genome encodes these proteins:
- a CDS encoding RelA/SpoT family protein, which translates to MSEEAHVEPSSVGTSLPTTPLRMRARLARFSGPRVASNPVLEPILQTVRSTHPKADLGLIQRAYDVAEHAHRGQMRKSGDPYITHPLAVTTILAELGMTPTTLAAALLHDTVEDTAYGLEQLKREFGAEIAGLVDGVTKLDKVTYGEAAQAETVRKMIVAMARDIRVLVIKLADRLHNARTWRYVSRESAQRKAHETLEIYAPLAHRLGMNTIKWELEDLSFATLYPKVYDEIVRLVAERAPAREEYLAEVRGQVTDDLRGAKIKSVVTGRPKHYYSVYQKMIVRGRDFEEIYDLVAVRVLVETVRDCYAALGALHARWNPVPGRFKDYIAMPKFNMYQSLHTTVIGPQGKPVEIQIRTHTMHRRAEYGVAAHWKYKEDGKVVPDPGKGAPSNDMAWLKQLLDWQRETEDPGEFLDSLRFEMNGGEVYVFTPKGEVVSLPAGSTPVDFAYAVHTEVGHHTIGGRVNGRLVPLESTLENGDVVEVLTSKADGAGPSRDWLQFVKSARARNKIRQWFSKERREEAIDSGKDAIAKAMRKQGLPLQRLMTSETLTGIASDLRYPDIDGLYAAVGEGHISAQHVVERLVTSLGGEEGASEDLAEATVPSRARSRRGGDPGVVVVGTADVWVKLAKCCTPVPGDPILGFVTRGSGVSVHRRDCTNADSLLRQQDRLIDVEWAPSASSVFLVQLQVEALDRSRLLSDVTRVLSDHHVNILSASVHTSRDRVALSRFTFEMGDPTHLDTVIRAVRKIDGVFDVYRITGTKITDGESDEGDDA; encoded by the coding sequence ATGAGCGAGGAGGCGCACGTCGAGCCGTCGTCCGTGGGGACGTCGCTGCCGACGACGCCCCTGCGCATGCGGGCCCGGCTGGCGCGGTTCAGCGGCCCCCGGGTGGCCAGCAACCCCGTCCTCGAGCCGATCCTGCAGACGGTGCGCAGCACCCACCCCAAGGCCGACCTCGGGCTCATCCAGCGGGCGTACGACGTCGCCGAGCACGCCCACCGCGGGCAGATGCGCAAGAGCGGCGACCCCTACATCACGCACCCGCTCGCGGTGACGACGATCCTCGCCGAGCTCGGCATGACCCCGACCACCCTCGCCGCGGCGCTGCTGCACGACACGGTCGAGGACACGGCGTACGGGCTGGAGCAGCTCAAGCGGGAGTTCGGGGCGGAGATCGCCGGGCTGGTCGACGGGGTGACCAAGCTCGACAAGGTCACCTACGGCGAGGCGGCGCAGGCCGAGACGGTCCGCAAGATGATCGTCGCGATGGCCCGCGACATCCGCGTGCTCGTCATCAAGCTCGCCGACCGGCTGCACAACGCCCGCACGTGGCGCTACGTCTCGCGCGAGTCCGCGCAGCGCAAGGCCCACGAGACGCTGGAGATCTACGCGCCGCTGGCCCACCGGCTCGGCATGAACACCATCAAGTGGGAGCTGGAGGACCTGTCCTTCGCGACGCTCTACCCCAAGGTGTACGACGAGATCGTCCGGCTCGTCGCCGAGCGCGCCCCCGCCCGCGAGGAGTACCTCGCGGAGGTGCGCGGTCAGGTGACCGACGACCTGCGCGGGGCCAAGATCAAGTCCGTCGTCACCGGCCGGCCGAAGCACTACTACTCCGTCTACCAGAAGATGATCGTGCGCGGCCGCGACTTCGAGGAGATCTACGACCTCGTCGCCGTCCGCGTCCTCGTCGAGACGGTCCGCGACTGCTACGCCGCGCTGGGCGCCCTGCACGCCCGGTGGAACCCGGTGCCGGGGCGGTTCAAGGACTACATCGCGATGCCGAAGTTCAACATGTACCAATCGCTGCACACGACGGTCATCGGCCCGCAGGGCAAGCCGGTCGAGATCCAGATCCGCACGCACACCATGCACCGCCGGGCGGAGTACGGCGTCGCCGCGCACTGGAAGTACAAGGAGGACGGCAAGGTCGTCCCCGACCCGGGCAAGGGCGCACCGTCCAACGACATGGCCTGGCTCAAGCAGCTGCTCGACTGGCAGCGCGAGACCGAGGACCCGGGGGAGTTCCTCGACTCGCTGCGCTTCGAGATGAACGGCGGCGAGGTCTACGTCTTCACGCCCAAGGGTGAGGTCGTCTCGCTGCCGGCCGGGTCGACCCCGGTCGACTTCGCCTACGCCGTGCACACCGAGGTCGGGCACCACACCATCGGCGGCCGGGTCAACGGCCGGCTGGTGCCGCTGGAGTCGACGCTGGAGAACGGCGACGTCGTCGAGGTCCTCACGAGCAAGGCCGACGGCGCCGGCCCGAGCCGCGACTGGCTCCAGTTCGTCAAGAGCGCGCGGGCCCGCAACAAGATCCGCCAGTGGTTCTCCAAGGAGCGCCGCGAGGAGGCGATCGACTCCGGCAAGGACGCCATCGCCAAGGCGATGCGCAAGCAGGGCCTGCCGCTGCAGCGGCTGATGACCTCGGAGACGCTCACCGGGATCGCCAGCGACCTGCGCTACCCCGACATCGACGGCCTGTACGCCGCCGTCGGGGAGGGGCACATCTCGGCGCAGCACGTCGTCGAGCGGCTCGTCACCTCGCTCGGCGGCGAGGAGGGGGCCAGCGAGGACCTCGCCGAGGCCACCGTCCCGAGCCGGGCCCGGTCGCGGCGCGGCGGCGACCCGGGCGTCGTCGTCGTCGGCACGGCCGACGTGTGGGTCAAGCTGGCCAAGTGCTGCACCCCGGTGCCGGGCGACCCGATCCTCGGCTTCGTCACCCGGGGGAGCGGCGTGTCGGTCCACCGTCGCGACTGCACCAACGCCGACTCGCTGCTGCGCCAGCAGGACCGGCTCATCGACGTCGAGTGGGCGCCGAGCGCCAGCAGCGTCTTCCTCGTCCAGCTCCAGGTCGAGGCGCTCGACCGCTCCCGCCTGCTCAGCGACGTGACGCGGGTCCTCTCGGACCACCACGTCAACATCCTGTCCGCGTCGGTGCACACCTCGCGCGACCGGGTCGCGCTCTCGCGGTTCACGTTCGAGATGGGCGACCCCACGCACCTGGACACCGTCATCCGCGCGGTCCGCAAGATCGACGGCGTCTTCGACGTCTACCGGATCACCGGCACCAAGATCACCGACGGTGAGTCGGACGAGGGCGACGACGCCTGA
- a CDS encoding adenine phosphoribosyltransferase, producing the protein MTPAGTGAAPDRSALAARVHGLLRDVPDFPQPGVLFKDFSPLLADADAFSALVADVAAHWDGRVDLVAGIEARGFVLGAAVAHALGRGFVPVRKAGKLPPPVRSVSYDLEYGSATLEVATTAFAAGDRVLVLDDVLATGGTAAAACELVERGGARVTAVEVVLELGFLRGRDALPGREVRALLTS; encoded by the coding sequence GTGACGCCGGCCGGGACGGGCGCCGCGCCCGACCGGTCGGCGCTGGCGGCCCGGGTCCACGGGCTGCTGCGCGACGTCCCGGACTTCCCGCAGCCGGGCGTCCTGTTCAAGGACTTCAGCCCGCTGCTGGCCGACGCGGACGCGTTCTCCGCCCTCGTCGCCGACGTGGCGGCGCACTGGGACGGCCGGGTCGACCTCGTGGCCGGCATCGAGGCCCGCGGCTTCGTCCTCGGCGCGGCCGTCGCGCACGCCCTGGGCCGCGGCTTCGTCCCGGTCCGCAAGGCCGGCAAGCTGCCGCCGCCGGTGCGCTCCGTCTCCTACGACCTGGAGTACGGCAGCGCCACCCTCGAGGTGGCGACCACGGCCTTCGCCGCAGGCGACCGCGTCCTCGTCCTCGACGACGTCCTCGCCACCGGCGGCACGGCGGCGGCCGCCTGCGAGCTCGTCGAGCGCGGGGGAGCGCGGGTCACCGCGGTCGAGGTCGTCCTCGAGCTCGGCTTCCTGCGCGGGCGCGACGCCCTGCCCGGGCGCGAGGTCCGCGCGCTGCTCACCTCGTGA
- the secF gene encoding protein translocase subunit SecF, with protein sequence MFNFARVGNDLYTGKRSIDFIGRQKTWYAISGVLIVLALVGVFARGLNFGIEFRGGSEFRVSNVASTANYEQKADAAMSQAGIPGNIVATVIGGNSVRVETEAAGDKQDAAKSALQSQFGVNADAVSASLIGPSWGASVSQKAIQGLVIFLVVVAIFMALYFRTWKMAVSGLVALLHDLVITVGIYALFGFEITPSSMIGFLTILGYSLYDTVVVFDKVRENTAAALSSRRSTYRQAANLAVNQTLVRSVNTTVVALLPIAAILVVGFTKLGPGTLLDLSLALFVGIAVGAYSSIFIATPLLVDLRRNEPALKELDHVVTKSSSRQGARTPVAAGVGAPGGREDEPQDEDDDAPRVVVEGEDQSVVRSEGSVREVHKWAQSSGPRQQPRRAPKSKR encoded by the coding sequence ATGTTCAACTTCGCCCGGGTCGGCAACGACCTCTACACCGGCAAGCGGTCGATCGACTTCATCGGTCGGCAGAAGACCTGGTACGCGATCTCCGGCGTCCTCATCGTGCTGGCCCTCGTCGGCGTCTTCGCCCGCGGCCTCAACTTCGGCATCGAGTTCCGCGGCGGCTCGGAGTTCCGGGTCAGCAACGTCGCCTCGACGGCGAACTACGAGCAGAAGGCCGACGCGGCGATGAGCCAGGCCGGGATCCCCGGCAACATCGTCGCCACGGTCATCGGCGGCAACTCGGTCCGGGTCGAGACCGAGGCGGCCGGCGACAAGCAGGACGCCGCGAAGTCCGCGCTGCAGAGCCAGTTCGGCGTCAACGCCGACGCCGTGTCGGCCTCGCTCATCGGTCCCTCGTGGGGGGCGTCGGTCAGCCAGAAGGCGATCCAGGGCCTGGTCATCTTCCTCGTCGTCGTCGCCATCTTCATGGCTCTCTACTTCCGCACCTGGAAGATGGCCGTGTCCGGTCTGGTGGCGCTCCTGCACGACCTCGTCATCACCGTCGGCATCTACGCGCTCTTCGGGTTCGAGATCACGCCGTCGTCGATGATCGGCTTCCTGACGATCCTCGGGTACTCGCTCTACGACACGGTCGTCGTCTTCGACAAGGTCCGCGAGAACACCGCGGCCGCGCTGTCCAGCCGTCGCTCGACGTACCGGCAGGCCGCCAACCTCGCGGTCAACCAGACGCTGGTCCGCTCGGTCAACACGACCGTCGTGGCGCTGCTGCCCATCGCCGCGATCCTCGTCGTCGGCTTCACGAAGCTCGGCCCCGGCACGCTGCTCGACCTCAGCCTCGCACTGTTCGTCGGCATCGCGGTCGGTGCCTACTCCTCGATCTTCATCGCCACCCCGCTGCTGGTCGACCTGCGCCGCAACGAGCCCGCCCTCAAGGAGCTCGACCACGTCGTGACCAAGTCGTCGTCGCGCCAGGGCGCGCGGACCCCGGTCGCGGCCGGGGTCGGCGCCCCGGGCGGCCGCGAGGACGAGCCGCAGGACGAGGACGACGACGCCCCCCGCGTCGTCGTCGAGGGCGAGGACCAGAGCGTCGTCCGCTCGGAGGGCTCGGTCCGCGAGGTCCACAAGTGGGCGCAGTCGTCCGGGCCGCGGCAGCAGCCGCGCCGGGCACCGAAGTCCAAGCGGTGA
- the secD gene encoding protein translocase subunit SecD, which produces MARDPRTRRPRQVLLGLVVVLVLLVGGSGAAAAWGGGQWTPKLGLDLEGGTEMVLEPVLTTPGATVNQGQLDKARDIIEQRVNAYGVAEAEVSTQGGRNIVVDIPGSPSKQTLDAIRKPSQLRFRAVLVDGAGSPQAAQPTPTSTATGTATGTATPSTTSKPTATTPAPVFTTDPGTAAATSSAANAAIPQALRQDTTSPTGTATTGAATATTGAATATSTANPTLDQPTDTPSTKPTSASDTAWITPDIQKAFTELDCSKPENQSSAVDDPDKPLVACSSDRSTKYILGPVEVDGSEIADATSGYQTGPNGQPTNVVEVALTFTGEGAKKFGDVTTRLLGLQGAQNQFAIVLDKQVVSAPRTNAAITNGQASITGSFTIDSARDLAQQLKFGALPLSFQLQTQDDVSPTLGNEQLRLGLIAGLIGLLLVVVYSLFQYRLLGLVTVASLVVASVITYFALVLLGWSYNFRLTMAGVTGVIVAIGVTADSFIVYFERIRDEVREGRPLVAAVEAGWARARRTILAADAVNFLAAIVLYLLAASNVRGFAFTLGVTTIIDLAVVMLFTHPVVALLARTTFFGGGHRWSGLDPERLGAKVRYVGRGQFSGPRGSTETGTATGAGTKPAAAAVRGASAEGKA; this is translated from the coding sequence GTGGCACGAGACCCGCGCACCCGTCGGCCCCGGCAGGTCCTCCTGGGCCTCGTCGTGGTCCTCGTCCTGCTCGTCGGCGGCTCCGGTGCCGCCGCGGCGTGGGGCGGCGGCCAGTGGACCCCGAAGCTCGGCCTCGACCTCGAGGGCGGCACGGAGATGGTCCTCGAGCCGGTGCTCACCACGCCCGGCGCGACCGTCAACCAGGGCCAGCTCGACAAGGCCCGCGACATCATCGAGCAGCGCGTCAACGCGTACGGCGTCGCGGAGGCCGAGGTCTCCACCCAGGGCGGGCGCAACATCGTCGTGGACATCCCGGGGTCGCCGAGCAAGCAGACCCTCGACGCGATCCGCAAGCCCTCGCAGCTGCGCTTCCGGGCCGTCCTCGTCGACGGAGCGGGCTCGCCGCAGGCCGCGCAGCCCACCCCGACCTCGACCGCCACGGGGACGGCGACCGGCACGGCCACCCCCAGCACGACCTCGAAGCCCACGGCCACGACCCCCGCCCCGGTCTTCACCACCGACCCCGGTACCGCCGCCGCGACGAGCTCCGCCGCCAACGCCGCGATCCCGCAGGCGCTGCGCCAGGACACCACCTCGCCGACCGGCACCGCGACGACCGGGGCCGCGACGGCCACCACCGGCGCGGCCACCGCGACCAGCACCGCCAACCCGACGCTCGACCAGCCGACCGACACCCCGTCGACGAAGCCGACGAGCGCGAGCGACACCGCCTGGATCACCCCCGACATCCAGAAGGCCTTCACCGAGCTCGACTGCTCCAAGCCGGAGAACCAGTCCTCGGCGGTCGACGACCCCGACAAGCCGCTCGTCGCCTGCTCCTCGGACCGGTCGACGAAGTACATCCTCGGCCCGGTCGAGGTCGACGGTTCGGAGATCGCCGACGCCACGTCCGGCTACCAGACCGGCCCCAACGGCCAGCCGACCAACGTCGTCGAGGTCGCCCTGACCTTCACGGGCGAGGGCGCCAAGAAGTTCGGTGACGTCACGACCCGCCTGCTCGGCCTGCAGGGCGCGCAGAACCAGTTCGCCATCGTCCTCGACAAGCAGGTCGTCTCGGCGCCGCGGACGAACGCCGCGATCACCAACGGCCAGGCCAGCATCACCGGCTCGTTCACCATCGACAGCGCCCGCGACCTCGCCCAGCAGCTGAAGTTCGGCGCCCTGCCGCTGTCCTTCCAGCTGCAGACCCAGGACGACGTCAGCCCGACCCTCGGCAACGAGCAGCTGCGCCTCGGCCTCATCGCCGGTCTCATCGGCCTGCTGCTCGTCGTCGTGTACTCGCTCTTCCAGTACCGCCTGCTCGGCCTGGTCACCGTGGCCTCGCTCGTCGTGGCCTCCGTCATCACCTACTTCGCGCTCGTGCTGCTCGGCTGGTCCTACAACTTCCGCCTCACCATGGCGGGGGTCACCGGCGTCATCGTCGCCATCGGCGTCACCGCCGACAGCTTCATCGTCTACTTCGAGCGCATTCGCGACGAGGTCCGCGAGGGCCGCCCGCTCGTCGCCGCCGTCGAGGCCGGCTGGGCCCGCGCCCGGCGCACCATCCTCGCCGCCGACGCGGTCAACTTCCTCGCCGCGATCGTGCTCTACCTGCTGGCCGCGTCGAACGTGCGCGGGTTCGCCTTCACGCTCGGCGTGACGACGATCATCGACCTCGCCGTCGTCATGCTCTTCACGCACCCGGTCGTCGCACTCCTGGCCCGCACGACGTTCTTCGGCGGCGGTCACCGTTGGTCCGGGCTCGACCCGGAGCGCCTCGGCGCCAAGGTCCGGTACGTCGGCCGCGGCCAGTTCTCCGGTCCGCGCGGCAGCACCGAGACCGGGACCGCCACCGGCGCCGGTACGAAGCCCGCGGCGGCCGCCGTCCGCGGCGCCTCCGCCGAGGGGAAGGCCTGA
- the yajC gene encoding preprotein translocase subunit YajC yields the protein MESLLLPVLLLGLVGFMFWSQRRRQKAALDLQDSITVGDEVCTTSGLFGTVAELGDGVVHLEIAPGTVVKFDRRAVALTVPRDPAAPATSSPVTSETTSPVDAPSTTVDPAARPEEK from the coding sequence ATGGAATCGCTGCTGCTGCCCGTCCTGCTCCTGGGGCTGGTCGGCTTCATGTTCTGGAGCCAGCGCCGCCGGCAGAAGGCCGCGCTCGACCTGCAGGACTCCATCACCGTCGGTGACGAGGTCTGCACGACGTCGGGCCTCTTCGGCACCGTCGCCGAGCTCGGTGACGGCGTCGTCCACCTCGAGATCGCGCCGGGCACGGTGGTGAAGTTCGACCGCCGCGCCGTGGCCCTCACCGTCCCGCGGGACCCCGCCGCCCCCGCGACGAGCTCGCCGGTGACCTCCGAGACCACCAGCCCCGTGGACGCGCCCTCGACGACCGTCGACCCGGCCGCCCGCCCCGAGGAGAAGTAG